Proteins encoded by one window of Mus musculus strain C57BL/6J chromosome 10, GRCm38.p6 C57BL/6J:
- the Tcf21 gene encoding transcription factor 21 — MSTGSLSDVEDLQEVEMLDCDSLKVDSNKEFGTSNESTEEGSNCENGSPQKGRGGLGKRRKAPTKKSPLSGVSQEGKQVQRNAANARERARMRVLSKAFSRLKTTLPWVPPDTKLSKLDTLRLASSYIAHLRQILANDKYENGYIHPVNLTWPFMVAGKPENDLKEVVTANRLCGTTAS, encoded by the exons ATGTCCACTGGCTCCCTCAGCGATGTAGAAGACCTTCAAGAGGTGGAGATGCTGGACTGTGACTCCCTGAAAGTGGACTCCAACAAGGAGTTTGGAACTTCCAACGAGAGCACCGAGGAGGGCTCCAACTGCGAGAACGGGTCTCCACAGAAGGGTCGCGGTGGCCTAGGCAAGAGGAGGAAGGCGCCCACTAAGAAAAGCCCGCTCAGCGGGGTCagccaggagggcaagcaggTCCAGCGCAACGCGGCCAATGCTCGTGAGCGGGCCCGCATGCGGGTGCTGAGCAAGGCCTTCTCCAGGCTCAAGACCACCCTGCCCTGGGTGCCCCCGGACACCAAGCTCTCCAAGCTGGACACTCTCAGGCTGGCGTCCAGCTACATCGCTCACTTAAGGCAGATCCTGGCCAACGACAAGTACGAGAACGGTTACATTCACCCAGTCAACCTG ACGTGGCCCTTTATGGTGGCCGGCAAACCAGAGAATGACCTGAAGGAAGTGGTGACCGCCAACCGCTTGTGTGGAACTACAGCATCCTGA